In Carassius auratus strain Wakin chromosome 49, ASM336829v1, whole genome shotgun sequence, one DNA window encodes the following:
- the mtfr1 gene encoding mitochondrial fission regulator 1, translating into MSGNHRLIELDLAFGSSSKSYGSSRSIVRRIATNLPLAPCPRVHFQLHPFTAGASFLNNSDGPNGLVATLADVGWMESEESDGACRNRFEMESGLFFRNQQWRPPRRRRSLPSLHQAEPAPQSQTIINDEAIQKISALETELAKLRAQIALIVQAQEHSAQSTAPAPGGPPIPQAPPMAPVPPPPPPPPPPPCPSMQRSYSAIDLIRERRGKKTEEKTVLDSAPKKTELPNMLDVLKDLGKVKLRAVKSHQEDTKGKPVEPTDAAALIAEALKRKFAHRYRSDSESDGNLNLLAPENKSHVEAPQFGQHMLKSTGRKKLY; encoded by the exons ATGAGTGGAAATCATAGACTGATAGAACTGGACCTG GCCTTTGGATCATCATCAAAGTCTTATGGTTCATCGAGGAGTATTGTCAGAAGAATTGCCACAAATCTTCCCTTAGCGCCATGCCCTCGTGTACATTTTCAG CTTCATCCATTCACTGCAGGAGCGAGTTTCCTCAACAATTCAGATGGGCCTAATGGACTTGTGGCCACACTCGCTGATGTGGGCTGGATGGAAAGCGAAGAGAGCGATGGCGCTTGCAGAAACCG GTTTGAGATGGAGTCTGGGTTGTTTTTCCGTAACCAGCAGTGGAGACCCCCGAGACGTCGGCGGTCACTACCCAGCTTGCACCAGGCTGAACCTGCACCACAGAGTCAGACGATCATAAACGATGAAGCCATTCAGAAAATCAGTGCTCTGGAGACTGAGCTGGCCAAACTCAGAGCGCAAATCGCACTGATCGTTCAGGCACAGGAGCACAGCGCTCAGTCCACAG CTCCAGCACCAGGTGGTCCCCCTATACCCCAAGCTCCACCaatggctccagttccacctccgccgcctccaccacctcctcctccgtGTCCCAGCATGCAGAGAAGCTATTCCGCCATTGATCTCATCCGAGAGCGGCGTGGGAAAAAGACGGAAGAGAAGACAGTACTGGATTCTGCACCTAAAAAGACAGAGCTTCCCAATATGCTAGACGTACTGAAAGACTTGGGCAAAGTGAAGCTGCGTGCAGTTAAGAG TCATCAAGAGGACACAAAAGGAAAACCTGTCGAGCCCACAGACGCCGCAGCATTAATCGCTGAGGCCCTGAAACGCAAGTTCGCTCACCGCTACCGGAGCGACAGTGAATCTGATGGCAACTTAAACTTGCTAGCTCCTGAGAATAAGAGCCATGTAGAAGCACCGCAG TTTGGACAGCATATGCTAAAATCAACTGGAAGGAAGAAACTGTACTAG
- the LOC113066206 gene encoding armadillo repeat-containing protein 1-like: MSGEPDALAVVNQLRDLAADPLNRRAIVEDQGCLSGLILFFDHPNPQVVYSALLAVRYLAECRSNREKMKGELGMMLSLQNIMQKGTSPGETKLLASEIYEILQTSSSTEAEQAEAAASCRKKAQFFLGSTNKRAKTVVLQIDGLDDSAQRSLCEEALLKIKGVISFTFQMAVKRCVVRIRSDLKAEALGTAIASTKVMKAQQVVKGEDGSEIVIPFQGDSDVVVEQNINLPDYLPEDESPSQEQHKAVTRLGSMQDGASWLSTAANFLSRSFYW; the protein is encoded by the exons ATGAGCGGGGAGCCTGATGCCTTGGCTGTGGTCAATCAGCTGAGGGACTTAGCTGCTGACCCCCTCAACAGACGAGCTATTGTTGAAGATCAAGGCTGCTTGTCAGGCCTCATTCTGTTCTTCGACCACCCCAATCCACAAGTCGTCTACTCTGCGCTATTG GCGGTGCGCTACCTGGCAGAATGCCGCTCCAACAGGGAGAAGATGAAGGGCGAGCTGGGAATGATGCTGAGCCTGCAGAACATCATGCAGAA GGGCACGTCGCCAGGTGAGACCAAGCTACTAGCTTCTGAGATCTACGAGATCCTGCAGACTTCCAGCAGCACAGAAGCCGAGCAGGCAGAAGCAGCCGCCTCTTGCAGAAAAAAAGCACAGTTTTTCCTGGGCTCAACGAACAAACGGGCCAAAACGGTGGTGCTTCAGATCGACGGGCTTGATGATTCG GCTCAGAGGAGTCTTTGTGAAGAAGCCTTGCTAAAGATCAAAGGTGTCATCAGCTTCACCTTCCAGATGGCTGTGAAGAGATGTGTGGTGAGGATCCGTTCAGACTTGAAGGCTGAG GCGTTGGGAACTGCTATAGCTTCAACCAAAGTCATGAAGGCCCAGCAAGTAGTGAAGGGGGAAGATGGATCGGAG ATTGTAATCCCATTCCAAGGGGACTCGGATGTGGTGGTCGAGCAGAACATAAATTTGCCGGATTATCTGCCCGAGGACGAAAGCCCGTCTCAGGAGCAGCACAAGGCTGTGACACGACTGGGCTCCATGCAGGATGGTGCGAGCTGGCTGAGCACGGCCGCCAACTTCCTGTCCCGCTCATTTTACTGGTGA